In bacterium, a single window of DNA contains:
- a CDS encoding prepilin peptidase, which yields MEIFRLGFFVVLKSQNTAGNYPIASTPIIMYYIDMTIFLSFAFFIFGAIIGSFLNVVLYRFNTGRGLGGRSKCPSCRRTLSVIDLFPIFSWIFLKGKCRTCKSKISPQYVLVEIFTAVLFLFVYLKNAAILEVSPLIFGVSVGVSLIIMCLLVLMTVYDFKHKIIPDEFSYAFAAIAFLQIFLSFNYETSSILFGIPLNFDGYMMLLSGIFVAFPFYFIWLISGGKWMGLGDAKLGLGIGWLLGVKYGFSAVVFAFWIGAIISLIAMGGVAVMKFISKKTANRKNRMGIQSDFKQLYSVKFQSEIPFAPFLILGLLIVFFLNISVMDFLAIFNS from the coding sequence TTGGAGATATTCCGGCTCGGTTTTTTTGTTGTTCTAAAATCACAAAATACAGCTGGAAACTACCCAATCGCCAGCACACCAATAATAATGTATTATATAGACATGACCATTTTCTTATCATTTGCCTTTTTTATTTTTGGCGCCATTATTGGAAGTTTCTTGAATGTAGTTTTATATAGATTTAATACAGGGAGGGGGTTGGGGGGTCGCTCTAAATGTCCATCGTGCAGAAGAACATTGTCTGTAATAGACCTGTTCCCAATTTTCAGTTGGATATTCCTAAAAGGAAAATGTAGAACGTGTAAAAGTAAGATATCTCCACAATATGTATTGGTAGAGATTTTCACTGCCGTTCTGTTTTTGTTTGTATATTTAAAAAACGCAGCAATACTTGAGGTGTCGCCATTAATTTTTGGTGTATCTGTAGGGGTATCTTTAATAATTATGTGTTTGCTGGTTCTGATGACAGTTTATGATTTCAAGCATAAAATTATTCCCGATGAATTCTCATACGCATTTGCTGCTATAGCATTTCTTCAGATTTTTCTCAGCTTCAATTATGAAACTTCTAGTATTCTTTTTGGCATACCACTGAACTTTGATGGGTATATGATGCTACTTTCTGGAATCTTCGTTGCATTTCCATTCTATTTCATTTGGCTTATCTCAGGAGGGAAGTGGATGGGACTTGGTGATGCAAAGCTCGGGTTAGGAATCGGATGGCTTCTTGGAGTTAAATATGGCTTCTCAGCTGTTGTTTTTGCCTTCTGGATTGGAGCAATAATATCACTTATTGCAATGGGAGGCGTTGCTGTGATGAAATTTATATCAAAAAAGACGGCAAACAGAAAGAATAGAATGGGAATACAAAGTGATTTCAAGCAACTGTATTCTGTTAAATTTCAAAGTGAGATACCGTTTGCACCATTCCTAATACTTGGACTGTTGATTGTATTCTTCTTAAATATTTCTGTAATGGATTTTCTTGCGATATTTAATTCATAA
- a CDS encoding type II secretion system protein — translation MKNSNKGFTLIELLVVIAIIGILSSVVLASLTTARTKGQDAAIQSELSNMRAQAELYYSTAGSYSSSADCTGGIFIADTGLKTLITDVKTKTSPVNSVYCTASTTAWAVAAKTSGAYWCVDSTGKSASTTGNTVTGGVCGS, via the coding sequence ATGAAAAATTCAAATAAAGGTTTCACATTGATCGAGCTCTTGGTAGTTATTGCTATCATCGGTATTCTTTCATCTGTTGTGTTAGCTTCACTTACAACAGCGAGAACAAAAGGACAGGATGCAGCTATCCAATCTGAGCTTTCAAACATGAGAGCTCAGGCGGAGTTGTATTATTCGACAGCTGGAAGTTACAGTAGTTCTGCTGACTGTACCGGTGGTATTTTTATCGCAGATACAGGCTTAAAAACTCTTATAACGGATGTTAAGACAAAAACTTCACCAGTAAATTCCGTTTATTGTACCGCATCAACTACAGCTTGGGCTGTAGCAGCAAAGACGTCTGGCGCATATTGGTGTGTAGATAGTACTGGAAAATCAGCTTCTACAACAGGAAATACAGTTACGGGGGGTGTTTGTGGAAGTTAA
- a CDS encoding type II secretion system F family protein, whose amino-acid sequence MLFKYKAIGEGGAESEGTIDAINVDIAINSLQRRNLTISSIKPAEDKGLLSRDLAIFGTGISNKDIVILSRQLATLFTAQVSALRIFRLLAGEMENKNLRIILSEVAEDIQGGTSMSSALSKHPRVFSSFYTNMIKAGEESGKLDETFEYLADYLDRSYEVSSKVKNALIYPAFVIFTFFAVMILMLTVVIPKISSIILDSGQEVPIYTKIVIGLSNFMVRYGFFFLAVFIAGIILLIYYARTPAGKDSFAKFKLEIPYVSSLYKKLYLSRIADNMNTQLISGVPMVKALELTSKVVDNKVYEDLLNDALEAVRGGKSLSDSLMPYQKEIPGIMVQMVKVGEETGDVGGILKTLAKFYQREVMQAVDTLVDLIEPIMIVALGLGVGFLLASVLIPIYNVSSSM is encoded by the coding sequence ATGTTATTCAAATACAAAGCAATAGGAGAAGGTGGAGCCGAGAGTGAAGGAACAATTGATGCAATCAATGTTGATATTGCCATAAACTCTCTTCAAAGAAGAAATCTGACAATTTCCTCAATTAAGCCAGCTGAAGATAAAGGTCTTTTAAGTAGAGATTTGGCTATTTTTGGTACAGGTATCTCAAACAAGGATATTGTTATTTTGTCTCGTCAGTTGGCTACACTCTTTACTGCGCAGGTTTCTGCTCTTAGAATCTTTAGATTGCTAGCGGGGGAAATGGAGAATAAGAATCTTAGAATAATTCTTTCAGAAGTTGCAGAAGATATTCAGGGTGGTACATCCATGTCATCTGCTTTGTCAAAGCATCCAAGAGTTTTCTCCTCTTTTTATACAAACATGATCAAGGCGGGGGAGGAGTCTGGTAAGTTGGATGAGACATTTGAATACCTAGCTGACTATCTTGATAGAAGTTATGAAGTTTCATCAAAGGTTAAGAATGCCTTAATTTATCCAGCCTTTGTTATCTTCACATTCTTTGCCGTTATGATTCTGATGCTTACTGTGGTTATTCCAAAAATCTCTTCAATTATTCTTGATTCTGGACAAGAGGTTCCTATTTATACAAAAATTGTTATTGGACTTAGTAATTTTATGGTGAGATATGGATTCTTCTTTTTGGCGGTGTTCATTGCAGGAATTATTTTACTTATTTATTACGCAAGAACACCAGCTGGCAAGGACTCGTTTGCAAAATTTAAATTAGAGATTCCTTATGTAAGTAGTTTGTATAAGAAACTGTATCTTTCAAGAATTGCAGATAACATGAACACACAGCTAATTTCTGGTGTTCCTATGGTTAAAGCACTTGAACTTACAAGTAAGGTTGTGGACAATAAAGTTTATGAAGATTTGTTGAATGACGCATTGGAAGCGGTTAGAGGTGGTAAGTCATTGTCTGATTCATTGATGCCCTATCAAAAAGAAATTCCAGGAATTATGGTACAGATGGTTAAGGTTGGAGAGGAGACGGGAGATGTGGGTGGAATTCTAAAGACTCTTGCTAAATTCTATCAAAGAGAGGTTATGCAAGCAGTTGATACACTTGTGGACTTGATTGAACCTATTATGATTGTTGCACTTGGTCTTGGTGTTGGATTCTTGCTCGCGTCAGTTTTGATTCCTATTTACAACGTGTCTTCATCTATGTAG